The Palaemon carinicauda isolate YSFRI2023 chromosome 43, ASM3689809v2, whole genome shotgun sequence genome window below encodes:
- the LOC137633854 gene encoding uncharacterized protein, translating to MIKYEENEKQREENEKQRAHELELTKIRGATSNPSHVTVAVDTARPLPFCDTDDITAYLVRFEKVAVSLNWERNSWSVQLASVLRGKALDIYTSLSDDVTSDYASLKEALLKGFKKTSDWYRTAFKTAKMDSKTTYEQYLNILFRNFDLWINSLRITKDYEDLRNIIVCDQFMSTLPKEMRLFLKERKPRTPEDYSSLADTYASAHKCYPKDEQKSFRHNANLSSSSDKISESEKPEKTSSSRPGKIACYGCGQSGHISRNCPNKVPKKKSESSLEIGQVLDNTGVCGPMVCGTVNGVTVSTILRDTGCTGVVVSEDLIPDPGTNCSYSTLIDYLGRKDRFPIVKIYWKCNLFTGWVNAVRAPIKYCTVLLGNIPGVQDHNLFPLKNTDSSIDVNAVTRAQVKRRNIVHPLSLPEPFDISIDHESFLREQQNHEALKYAREMSQSGDVKRCKNGLQYEFVMRNRLLYRKIQKCKKPQLLGKEQLVVPVKCIKLVLRLAHDIPVSGHFSHRKTFNKINEIFWWQGMTSDIYKYCKSCDVCQKSSLVGKVKKAQMVKLPVISTPFYRVAIDLVGPISPPREAGHRYILTMVDYASSFPEAVALKNITSEDIAEALISIFSRVGVPKEILSDRGPQFRSELMLQVHKLLGVKPLFSTPYHPAANGRIKRQHQILKSILKKICELKHNQWHRFLPAALFAMREIPSDTTGFSPFEILYGRQVRGPLTILKELWTNSDMSTGETDLYSFVLELREKLSDVSDLAVQNMNISSSTYKSYFDLKSSKRRFKADDEVLLLIPEKQGKLQFSWRGPYKIIDKHGPVDYWVNVEGKKRLYHINLMKKYYRRENVNMLHVADEDMTGMINTVHVNKVAVINADEDDYLKIETVDTNQSTCNINPNLSDVQKDDLRNLCQKYKHVFSDKPGKTSLQEHNIKIKTTEPFVRKYYPIPAHLTKDFDDEVQSLLDLGIIEQSSSNYSSPALLVKKKEERMHRLQV from the exons TACAAGTGACTATGCATCATTGAAGGAAgctcttttgaaaggattcaagaagactagtgactggtacaggacagcgtttaaaactgcaaaaatggattccaagaccacatatgaacaatatttgaatatattatttcgAAATTTTGATTTGTGGATAAATAGTCTTAGGATAACGAAAGACTACGAAGATTTGAGAAACATTATAGTCTGTGATCAGTTCATGTCTACTTTACCCAAGGAAATGCGTCTTTTTCTTAAGGAGCGTAAACCTAGAACTCCAGAGGATTATTCATCATTGGCAGACACATATGCTTCAGCACACAAATGTTATCCTAAAGATGAGCAGAAGTCCTTTAGGCATAATGCGAATTTATCTAGTTCCAGTGACAAGATCAGTGAGAGTGAGAAACCAGAGAAAACTAGTTCGTCCCGTCCTGGTAAGATTGCATGTTACGGTTGTGGTCAGAGTGGACATATTTCGAGAAACTGTCCTAACAAGGTACCCAAAAAGAAATCTGAATCTTCTCTTGAGATAGGACAAGTTCTGGATAACACTGGAGTATGTGGACCTATGGTATGTGGAACAGTGAATGGTGTTACAGTATCTACAATACTTAGAGATACAGGTTGTACAGGAGTAGTGGTATCAGAGGATTTGATTCCTGATCCTGGAACAAATTGTTCTTATTCtactcttattgattatttgggcaggaaggacagattccctattgtcaagatttattggaaatgtaatctctttacaggttgggttaatgctgttcgggctccaataaagtactgtactgtcttattaggcaatattccaggtgtacaggaccataatttgtttcctctgaaaaatacggattcttccatAGACGTAAATGCCGTAACAAGAGCACaggtaaaaaggagaaatattgttCACCCTCTTTCTTTACCAGAACCATTTGATATATCCATTGATCATGAATCTTTTCTTAGGGAACAGCAGAATCACGAAGCTTTGAAATATGCAAGAGAAATGAGTCAGTCTGGAGATGTCAAACGTTGCAAGAATGGTTTGCAGTACGAGTTCGTGATGAGAAATAGACTTCTctacaggaaaatacagaaatgtaaaaagcctcagttactgggaaaggaacagttggttgtaccagttaaatgcataaaattagttttgcgccttgcacatgatattccggtaagtggacatttttctcataggaaaacctttaataagattaatgaaattttctggtggcagggtatgacgtctgacatatataaatattgcaaatcttgtgatgtATGCCAAAAATCTTCTCTTGTTGGAAAAGTAAAGAAGGCTCAGATGGTTAAATTACCAGTGATCTCTACGCCATTTTATAGAGTTGCTATTGACTTAGTGGGCCCGATTTCTCCTCCTCGTGAAGCAGGGCATAGATATATTCTGACTATGGTAGATTATGCTTCAAGCTTCCCGGAAGCAGTcgctttgaagaacataacatctgaagacattgcagaagccttaatatctattttttccagagTGGGAGTGCCGAAAGAAATTCTTTCTGACAGAGGACCACAATTTCGATCAGAACTTATGTTGCAAGTACACAAGTTATTAGGAGTGAAACCTCTTTTCAGTACCCCCTAtcatcctgctgccaatggaagaataaaaaggcaacaccagattttaaagagtatattgaagaaaatatgtgagttaaaacataatcagtggcatcgtttccttccagcagcactgttcgccatgagggaaattccaagtgatacaacaggtttctcaccatttgaaattttatatggccgtcaagtgagaggtcccttgacaatattgaaggaactatggacaaattcggatatgtctacaggggaaactgatctttattcttttgttttggaactacgtgaaaagttgtccgatgtttctgatttggctgttcaaaacatgaatatatcttccagtacatataagtcttattttgatttgaagagtagtaagcgccgatttaaagctgatgatgaagtacttttgcttattccagaaaaacaaggtaaattgcagttctcatggagaggtccatacaagataattgataagcatggtccggttgactactgggtaaacgtagaaggtaagaagagactgtatcatatcaatcttatgaagaaatattaccgtagagagaatgttaatatgttacatgtagcagatgaagatatgactggaatgataaacactgttcatgttaacaaagttgctgttattaatgctgatgaggatgattatctgaaaattgaaactgtggataccaatcagagtacatgcaacataaaccctaatctttcagatgtacagaaagatgatcttcgtaacttatgtcagaagtacaaacatgtattctcagataaaccaggtaaaacttctttacaagagcataatattaagattaagaccACTGAACCCTTTGTTCGTAAATATTATCCAATCCCAGCTCATTTAACTAAGGATTTCGATGACGAAGTACAAAGTTTGCTTGATCTTGGAATAATAGAGCAATCATCTTCTAATTATTCATCTCCTGCATTGCTCGTCAAAAAGAAAGAAG aacGGATGCATCGTCTACAGGTCTAG